The genomic stretch CGTGTTGGTATACGATCGCAGTGGGTATGGAAAATCATCACCAGTTCCTCAGAATTATCCCTATGATTATGTTCGCTATGAGGCCCAAACTATTTTACCTAAACTGCTCGAACAACTAAAGATTGAGACTTGTCACCTTTTCGGTCACTCGGATGGTGCTACCATCGCCCTATTATTTGCTGCCTACCATCCTCAAAAATGCTTAAGTGTGATATCTGAAGCCGCTCATGTGATTATTGAAAACATGAGCGTAGAAGGAATTCGGAAAATCAGAGCTATTTATCAAGATAAAATCCGAAAACCCCTACAAAAACATCATGGAGATAAAACCGATTGGGTTTTCTATCATTGGTCTGATACTTGGATAGATCCAGCATTCAAATCTTGGAACATGAATATTGAGCTGAAGCAAATAAAATGTCCTGTTTTAGCCATTCAAGGAGAAGATGATGAATATGGAAGTCCTGAACAATTGAAGATTATTAGGGATTTATCTTCTGCCGAGACCCATCTTATTCCCAGCTGTGGCCATATCCCTCATTTTCAAAAACCTAGTGAAATCAAGAAGCTGGTAATGGATTTTTTTAAAAAAACTTATGAATCAAACGCTAGTTTGTGATTAAATTCTAAATTTGCTCAAAACACAAAAAAATGAGGACAATATTTCTATTTTCTTTTTTCCTTATCCTTACAGTATCAATAAGAGCAAGCATTATTCAAGTTTCTGGAAATGTTTCCGGAACATGGAATGCGGACACCGTTCAAGTCATTGATGATATACTAATACCTAACAATCAAATCCTTACCATCAACCCTGGTGTAAAGGTCATTTTTGATGGCTATTATTTTTTTAATATTTCAGGACAGATACAGGCCAATGGATTAGCAAATGATTCCATCTCCTTTTTTGTTTCGGATACTACAGGCCTATATAATCTTGAAACTAATGAGGGCTCATGGGCTGGCTTTTGGTTTGAGCAAATTAGCCCAAACAACGATTCATCTACTTTTGAATTCTGCAAATTTAATTATGGGAAAGCAGTATCAACAGATTCTGTTTATTGGTATGGAGGTGCGGTCCGCATTAATAAATCTGACCGAATCCGGTTTTCAAACTGCTCATTCTCAAACAATATCGCCTATAAAAACGGAGGTGCCATCTATTGCAGAGATTCCGATATCAAAATAGAACATTGTATGTTTCTCGATAATGCAGGTGGCACATCTATTGAATGGGGTTACGGTGGTGCCGTTTGCCTCGAATATTCTAATGCAATAGTTTGCCGAAACTATTTTGCAAAAAATTCATCCACAGGCACCGGAGGTGGTTTATCATTTGAATATTCAGACCCAGATATTGAGGCCAATATTTTTTATAATAATTTCAGTGCCATTGGTGGAGGCTTATGTTGTATTCGATCAAAAGCAGGCAAAGCTGTTGTAAACAACCTTTTTGATCATAATGGCTCCACCTTTTTTGGGGGTGCCCTTGCATTTTTAGAAGCCCATACGCTTTTCACAAATAATACTGTAGTAAATAATAGTTCCATTTATGGTGGAGGTTTTCATATTAATGCGGGAGCCAATCCCATTATCAAGAACTGCATTATATGGAATAATACCATCAGCAGCGAAGAAGGTCCACAAGTCTGTGTGTATGATGTATATTCAGCTCCCGAATTTTATTATAATAATATAGAAGGTGGTTTTGAAGATTTTACGGGTTCTGGTGTTGGAAATGGCCTGATCATATACGATAATAATATTGACCTTGACCCTCAGTTTGTGGGAACAGGTGATTTTCCTTTCAGCCCCCATGGAGATTCCCCCTCTGTGAATACAGGAACTCCAGACACCACTGGACTTTTGCTTCCACATACGGATTTAGCAGGCCAATTAAGGATTCAGGAAGACCAGATTGACATGGGCTGCTATGAAAACCAAGGGAATTCGGGAATCCAAAGTGGAACCATTAATAAATTGGAACTATCAGTTTCTCCGAATCCCATTACTGATCATTCAATAATCAATTTGAATATTCTGGAACAAACTGAGTTAGAATTTACCATAACAGATAGTCAAGGTAAAGAAATAGTTCGAATCCCAATGCAAGATTACAGCCAAGGTAAACACCAAATTTCGCTACCCATCATTAAACTAAATTCAGGTTTATATTTTTTGAAAGCTCTGGAAAAGAATTCAAATAGAATAAAGGTTTCAAAGTTAATGGCTCATTAAGAATCTTTTATATGCACAGATCGGTAGATATAGGTGAGCTTCAAACTCTCCTGTCACTATCAGGGGTCAATACTTCAGTACTAATAACATGAAATAATCACCCATTGGCTATTTCTAAAAAGGATGATTCCAACTAGAAACCACCCTTTTATTTTATCTCAAAATGATATTCTATTGCTTAGTTGCAACGGTAGTTGCTATTCCTTCAATGGGGAAATTAACACCTAAATATTCTCCTTGACCAGTAATAATCATTTTATAATTAAATACACTCCCCGATAAGGTCCCTGCTGTATTTGCAGTAAGCTGAATGGTCACTCCATCTTGCACCTGCTCTGTGGTCATCGGATCAAAGGTAACGCTAGTACCACTTATAACACCTCTAACGGCCTCTGTTTCATCAACCATTAAAATTTCATTAGTATTGTTTCCTTTCTTTATCTGAAAACTTATATCACCATTTAGAGGCTGTGTAGAAGTTTGCCCCGCCATGGTCAATGTAATTGAACCATTAGTCTCTCCTACATAAGTACCTATCCATTGGTCACGTTGGTCAACTGGAGTAACTTCCTCATCCTTTTTACATGAGCTTATAAATACACCCAAGAAGGCAACAATAATCAAAAAATGTAATTTTCTTTTCATTTGATAAATCTTTTAGATTGATATTGAATAATAATGGCGAAATTACAATTTTATTTGCCTATGGCTTAAAAAGGTTAATTAAATGAATAAGCGTTTGACTGTATTTATTAAACGTGCGCTACTATTGATTAAAAGCATATTTCAAATTTGATAAATCAGAATTAAATCTCTCTTTTTTCTCCTAGATTAATGATATGCTTAGAAAAATAACCACATTAAATTCAACTATCAAATTATTACGGAATACAAATAGAATATATAAACTCAAAGGAGCCCATAAGAATTAAGTCCCCGTATATCATGCAAAAATCTCAAGAGATTAGAAACAAAAAGAATAAATCGTAGATTTGTCCCCCTAATACAAACAATATGTCTGCATATTTAGAATCAAATTATAGAAAAATCACTACTCACGTTTTAAATGAAATGAAACATAGAGGAGAGAAAATTTCAATGCTTACTGCCTACGATTATTCCATGGCTACACTTTTAGACTCTGCTGGAATAGACGTTATTTTGGTAGGCGATTCGGCCTCCAATGTAATGGCTGGTCACAAAACTACACTGCCAATCACATTAGACCAGATGATTTATCATGCATCGAGTGTAATGCGCGGCGTACAAAGAGCCTTGGTGGTGGTGGATATGCCATTTGGTACCTACCAAGGAAATAGTAAAGAAGCGCTGCTCTCTGCTATTAAAATCATGAAAGAAAGTGGTGGAAATGCTATTAAAATGGAAGGTGGTCAAGAGATTTTAGAATCTGTCAACCGTATTCTATCTGCTGGAATTCCAGTAATGGGGCATTTGGGTTTAACTCCACAGTCCATACATAAATTTGGAACTTATGTAGTAAGAGCCAAAGAAGAGGAGGAAGCACAGCAACTTCTCGATGATGCTAAGAAACTAGAAGAAGCAGGATGTTTTGCTTTGGTACTGGAGAAAATTCCAGCCTCGTTGGCAGCCAAAGTTCAGAAAATGGTAAAAATTCCTGTTATAGGTATTGGCGCCGGACATGAAGTCGATGGACAAGTACTTGTATTACACGACATGTTGGGTATTACTCAAAAGTTCTCTCCTCGTTTCTTACGTCGTTACCATAATTTAAGTGAGGAAATTCAAGGCTCTGTAAAAGCTTATATTAATGATGTGAAGACTGGTGAATTTCCAAACGAGAGAGAGCAGTATTAAAAGGGCTAGTACTTGGAGTACTTAGAGATAAAAGTATTTAAAGTTAAATATAGAAAATACTGGGTCACTGAGTCTATCTGGCAACGAAGCTAGGCAGGTTTGTCGAAGTGACCAAAAAATAAGGCCCATATACCTTCGGCTCCGCTCAGGGTACATAATGAAGAAAAAATAGAATAAAACTATAATTAAATATCATGAGAAATATAAAACATTTTACAATCATTATTTTGGCTTTAGTGCTGGCTTTTCCTGCCATAGCCAAGAAAAAAGACAAAGAAGAGGATAAAAAAGACGCTTATGTTTTTACGGCGGTAAAAGACATTCCTACTACCTCTATTAAAAACCAATACCGTTCTGGTACTTGCTGGAGCTTCAGCGGTTTAAGCTTTTTAGAAACTGAATTAATCAGAACAGGCAAAGGTAAGGTTGACCTTTCCGAAATGTTCGTAGTACGCAATGCTTATAGCCAAAAAGCAATTAACACGGTACGTTGGCATGGGAACTTAAACTTTGGTGGCGGTGGAGCTTTTCACGATGTGACTTGGGTTTTCGAAAACTATGGTGCTGTTCCTGAAATAGCCTATGCTGGATTAGAATATGGTGAAGAAAAACACGTTCATGGTGAAATGGATGCTCTTTTAGACGGTTACGTAAAAACAGTAATTGAAAACAAGAACAAAAAAGTAAGCACAGCTTGGCATGCTGGTTTTGATGGAATCTTAGATGCTTATTTAGGTGAAGTTCCTGAAACTTTCGAAGTAGAAGGTGTGGAATATACTCCTAAATCTTATGCCGAATATTTAGATTTAGACATGAGTGATTATGTTGAAATCGGTTCTTATACTCATCATCCATTTTATAGCAGCTTTATCCTAGAGGTTCCAGACAATTGGATGTTAGACGAAATTCATAATGTACCTATGGAAGATATGATGACTATCATTGAAAATGCCATTATGAATGGATATTCAGTAGCTTGGGGAGCCGATGTAAGTGAAAAAGGATTTAGCTGGAAAAATGGTGTAGCTATTGTTCCTGATGCCGACAAGCCAGAAATCGCAGGTATGGAAAGCGAAAAATGGGAAAAGATGGACGCTAAGGAAAAAAACAAAATGCTTTATAGCTTTGATGAACCAGTTTCTGAAAAAACTATCACTCAAGAAATGCGTCAAGAGCAGTATGATAACTATAAAACTACTGACGATCATGGTATGTTATTAACGGGGATTTCTAAAGACCAAAACGGACAATTATTCTTCAAAGTCAAGAATAGCTGGAGCGAAAAAGGAAGTCCTTATGTAGGATACTTCTATGCTTCTAAGCCATTTGTTGCTTTAAAGACTATCGATGTATTGGTACATAAAGATGCTATTCCACAGGAATTAAAAGATAAAATGGGAATTAAATAGTATTTGATTTCTACATTTGAGTTTTAGGGTTTCACTTTTTAGTGGAGCCCTTTTTTTATTGACAAGATGCCTGAGTAAATAACAATCATCACACACTACTGATATACTGATGCTTACGAAGATTAAATAGAATGGAAATAATTTCATATGAATTAGATATCATGTTAAAGAAAACTGTACTCTTGCAAAAATATTTCACAAGTAGAATTATAATTAATAACTCAAACTAGCAGCATACTATCATGGACTTTGCAGACCTATTTAATTCGGACATTTTTATTTATGTCATCTTACCCATATTGATATTTTTATCACGAATTTTTGATCAATCTGTTGGTATACTTAGAATTATCTTCGCCACCAAAGGATTAAAATACCCAGCTTTTTTTGCAGGGTTTATGGAGTCATTAATCTGGCTGATTGCTATTGGTCAAATCATGAATCACTTAGATAATGCCCTATGCTATTTAGCCTATGCTGGCGGATTTGCAACAGGAAATGTAGTTGGAATTTACTTAGAGCAAAAGCTATCTATAGGATACGTTATGGTAAGAGTCATCTTTCAGAAAGACTCAGAAACCACTATCTCCTTATTACGGGAAGCAGACTATCGACTGACCATAAGCGATGCAGAAGGTATGGATCAGCCAGTTAAAGTAGTATTCAGTACAATCATGCGAAACCGCTTGAAAGTTTTTCTAAAAATCTTAAACCAGAACAATCCTAATGCTTTTTATACCATAGAAGATGTGAAGATGGTAAAACAAGGATATTCTTTAAAGAAGGAAAGCTTTTTTCGCCGTAACCAGAAGGGTAAATAAAAAACTATCATATATTCTTGATGAACAAATGGTTCAATTATATGATGAAAAAGCGAATCACGATCAGTAGTTACAAAATAAATTTTATTAAACTAATTATTATTAAAATTACCTATAATTTCAGTGTGATTACCCAACCACTTTACCGCAAAAATCTATTGATTCTCTGTTCTTCTAGCGTGTGTTTTTAGTAAATATTGAGCAACATCACCTTCATGATAACCTGTTATTAATTGTTCAACAGAACCACCATTATTCAAATTTTCACAGTATTCATATGTGCAATTAGAAGATTTTGAAGAAATTACTTCCGTCTCATACATCTGAAAATAATTAATATTAAAATCAAGCAAAATCAAGAATACATAAAATGCCAAGGCCAATAGATGTCCTAACCAATAAAACGTAGTAGCTATTTGGGATTTAGTTTACATAATTTAATATTAATGCTCGAGATAAAGGTAATAATAAATTACCGTTTACGGCCCTTCTAAAATCTTTCTGGTCACGAGCTACCTAAATCATAATTTTTGAGAATCTGACAAAAAAATACAGACCTATCTCATTTTACTCTAATTTTGGTTCTTCATAATAAAACCCAAAATCTCAAAGTATGAATGATAGTATTTTCAAAGAGCTAGAGGAAAAAACAGATCAAGAGCTCATTTCCTTACTTAAGCAAGGAAATTTAAAGGAATTCGAATCTATTCTTTTTACTATTACCATCCTCAAGCAAAAAAAATACAATAAAGAAAAACTGGAGAAGGCTAAAAATAAAATCCTCGATCAATTAGATGAAAAAGTATTGGAGTTTACAAGCCTAGAAAAAGAATATATTAAAAAGAAAAAGGATACAAAATCAAGTTTTATCTATGCCATTGGGATTATGGTCATCTCATCCATGATTTATATTCAAAATCAAAATGGATTAATCCTTAAAAAACAACCTCCTCTTTTTCTATACATCACAATTTCAGCTCTGTTCATAGCTTTTTTCATCTACAAGCTAATGGATTTCCAAAAGAGTAAAGAAGCTTTTCATCAATTAGATTTTAATAGAAAAGCAGAGCTAGAAAAACAAATTGAACTTTTGGAGAAAGAATAATCTTAGGACCTTATAATTAGTGTTCATCACTAAGCAAAAACTATTATTTTTGTCAAAAATTTAAAACAATGATTCAAATCAAAATACTTCCTTTCAATCCTTTTCAGTGTAATTGTTATGTGCTTTGGGACGAGACCAAAGAGGCCATCATCGTAGATCCTTCTTTTAGTTCAGAACAAGAATACCAAGTGATAGCTAGACTTCTACAAAGTGAAGGATTAACGCTTAAAGGTGTTTATAATACCCATTGTCATTTTGACCATTGTTTTGGAGCTCCATTTTTGAAGGAACATCATCAGATGGATTATGCAGCGCATAAAGACGGCATCCAATTTACTGAAAACGCGGCCAAACAAGCTGCTGTTTATGGAATGCAAATTGCAGAAATACTCCCTCCTCAAATTTTTATTGATGAAGGAGAAAGCATTAAATTCGGGAATAGTGAATTAGAAATCCTCAATACACCAGGCCATGCCGATGGTAGTCTTTGCTTTGTGAGTCATAGCGATAAATTCGTCATCACTGGAGATGTTCTTTTTAGAGAAAGCATTGGTCGCACCGATTTGCCCACCGGTGATTTAGATGTGCTTTTGGCGAGCATAAATAATAAGCTATTCCAATTACCTGGCGATTTTGTAGTTTATCCTGGTCATGGCCCACAGTCGAGTATTGCTCATGAACAAGCTAATAATCCATTTCTTCATTTTGGAGAGGTGCATTAGAAAGAAGGTCTTAAAGTATATTAAAGTACTTAAAGTTAAAAGTTGCGGGATAAAAGATCAAAGGCCTTCGGAGATAATATTAGAAGTACTTAAGAAAACTAGTTAAGGTTAGAAGATGAATTCCAAAGAGGTTAAATTCATGCAAAAAGAGAAGTACTTAGAGTACTTAAAGTGTATTAAAGTACTTAAAGTTAAAACCAATTTCTAGGAATCTATTCCTGATGTGCAATTTATTTCACGCAAAGAAATCGCAAAGATAAATCGCAAAGAACGCAAAAGAGTTTGGAGTAGAAGGTATGAAACAGCAAGAAAACAATCTACTTGAACCTCCTGTTAGATTTCAAAAATATCATTATCTTTAAAATAAAAACACATGATAAAGATAGACGATGCCCTTATTTCTCAATACTCGACCAAGGCCAAAACTTCTCAAAGACGAAGAATGAATTATAATTTCCATAAAGAAGATGCTGCTACTTTGCAGAGGATGCTCAATGCCATGGAACCAGACACCTATATCCAAGCCCATAAACATGAAGATCCGGATAAGGTGGAGGCATTTTTTGTTTTACGAGGAAGAATTGTTTTAATTGAGTTCGATGAGAGGGGAAACATCATAGATCATATCGTACTAGATCCCAAAAAAGGAAATTATGGAGGAGAAATCCCAA from Lentimicrobium sp. L6 encodes the following:
- a CDS encoding alpha/beta fold hydrolase, with amino-acid sequence MKKAGFGNINGQKIYYELFQKSEEAEYLVFLHEGLGSVAQWKNLPEEFSELTSMNVLVYDRSGYGKSSPVPQNYPYDYVRYEAQTILPKLLEQLKIETCHLFGHSDGATIALLFAAYHPQKCLSVISEAAHVIIENMSVEGIRKIRAIYQDKIRKPLQKHHGDKTDWVFYHWSDTWIDPAFKSWNMNIELKQIKCPVLAIQGEDDEYGSPEQLKIIRDLSSAETHLIPSCGHIPHFQKPSEIKKLVMDFFKKTYESNASL
- a CDS encoding T9SS type A sorting domain-containing protein, which translates into the protein MRTIFLFSFFLILTVSIRASIIQVSGNVSGTWNADTVQVIDDILIPNNQILTINPGVKVIFDGYYFFNISGQIQANGLANDSISFFVSDTTGLYNLETNEGSWAGFWFEQISPNNDSSTFEFCKFNYGKAVSTDSVYWYGGAVRINKSDRIRFSNCSFSNNIAYKNGGAIYCRDSDIKIEHCMFLDNAGGTSIEWGYGGAVCLEYSNAIVCRNYFAKNSSTGTGGGLSFEYSDPDIEANIFYNNFSAIGGGLCCIRSKAGKAVVNNLFDHNGSTFFGGALAFLEAHTLFTNNTVVNNSSIYGGGFHINAGANPIIKNCIIWNNTISSEEGPQVCVYDVYSAPEFYYNNIEGGFEDFTGSGVGNGLIIYDNNIDLDPQFVGTGDFPFSPHGDSPSVNTGTPDTTGLLLPHTDLAGQLRIQEDQIDMGCYENQGNSGIQSGTINKLELSVSPNPITDHSIINLNILEQTELEFTITDSQGKEIVRIPMQDYSQGKHQISLPIIKLNSGLYFLKALEKNSNRIKVSKLMAH
- the panB gene encoding 3-methyl-2-oxobutanoate hydroxymethyltransferase → MSAYLESNYRKITTHVLNEMKHRGEKISMLTAYDYSMATLLDSAGIDVILVGDSASNVMAGHKTTLPITLDQMIYHASSVMRGVQRALVVVDMPFGTYQGNSKEALLSAIKIMKESGGNAIKMEGGQEILESVNRILSAGIPVMGHLGLTPQSIHKFGTYVVRAKEEEEAQQLLDDAKKLEEAGCFALVLEKIPASLAAKVQKMVKIPVIGIGAGHEVDGQVLVLHDMLGITQKFSPRFLRRYHNLSEEIQGSVKAYINDVKTGEFPNEREQY
- a CDS encoding aminopeptidase C, encoding MRNIKHFTIIILALVLAFPAIAKKKDKEEDKKDAYVFTAVKDIPTTSIKNQYRSGTCWSFSGLSFLETELIRTGKGKVDLSEMFVVRNAYSQKAINTVRWHGNLNFGGGGAFHDVTWVFENYGAVPEIAYAGLEYGEEKHVHGEMDALLDGYVKTVIENKNKKVSTAWHAGFDGILDAYLGEVPETFEVEGVEYTPKSYAEYLDLDMSDYVEIGSYTHHPFYSSFILEVPDNWMLDEIHNVPMEDMMTIIENAIMNGYSVAWGADVSEKGFSWKNGVAIVPDADKPEIAGMESEKWEKMDAKEKNKMLYSFDEPVSEKTITQEMRQEQYDNYKTTDDHGMLLTGISKDQNGQLFFKVKNSWSEKGSPYVGYFYASKPFVALKTIDVLVHKDAIPQELKDKMGIK
- a CDS encoding DUF2179 domain-containing protein; its protein translation is MDFADLFNSDIFIYVILPILIFLSRIFDQSVGILRIIFATKGLKYPAFFAGFMESLIWLIAIGQIMNHLDNALCYLAYAGGFATGNVVGIYLEQKLSIGYVMVRVIFQKDSETTISLLREADYRLTISDAEGMDQPVKVVFSTIMRNRLKVFLKILNQNNPNAFYTIEDVKMVKQGYSLKKESFFRRNQKGK
- a CDS encoding MBL fold metallo-hydrolase, whose translation is MIQIKILPFNPFQCNCYVLWDETKEAIIVDPSFSSEQEYQVIARLLQSEGLTLKGVYNTHCHFDHCFGAPFLKEHHQMDYAAHKDGIQFTENAAKQAAVYGMQIAEILPPQIFIDEGESIKFGNSELEILNTPGHADGSLCFVSHSDKFVITGDVLFRESIGRTDLPTGDLDVLLASINNKLFQLPGDFVVYPGHGPQSSIAHEQANNPFLHFGEVH
- a CDS encoding WbuC family cupin fold metalloprotein encodes the protein MIKIDDALISQYSTKAKTSQRRRMNYNFHKEDAATLQRMLNAMEPDTYIQAHKHEDPDKVEAFFVLRGRIVLIEFDERGNIIDHIVLDPKKGNYGGEIPIGSWHTLICLEEGSVAYEIKDGPYDPSVDKNFATWAPAEGDDDCQEYNRRLLDKLGL